In the Alteromonas sp. M12 genome, one interval contains:
- a CDS encoding 3-hydroxyacyl-CoA dehydrogenase NAD-binding domain-containing protein — protein sequence MSNVNSGFKYELDDSGFAIVTMDMPGQTANTMNDDYLIYMDETLNAIKSDLTNIKGIIITSAKKTFFAGGDINTILKSKEEKSWDKAFELNLKLKSQLNDLEKLGVPVVAAINGAAMGGGFEICLACHHRVALNAPSVTVGFPEVSLGLLPAAGGIVRTVRMLGLQSSFPALVEGKRYSAKAALDLGLIDELAETSEQMIEQAKKWILANPEAQQPWFKKGYKIPGGDAFKPHNAMMLAASPAMLRKKTKGLLPAPEAIIAVMSESTMCGYDSAMMVESRYFSELLQSPESTSLIKTLYFQMNEIAAGKSRPAQCEKNTIKKVGILGAGMMGRGIAYASALSGIEVVLKDISVENAEKGKEYSQKLLDKLVAKGRKTEQQKQQILERILPTADNQDLSDCDLIIEAVFENLDLKIQLTKDIEPFLKPGCIWGSNTSTLPISLLAEGFSDPSRFIGVHFFSPVDKMNLVEIISGKQSSEETLAYVYDYVTQIRKTPIVVNDGRGFYTSRVFGCFVDEGLHMLTEGVNPAVLENISKQVGMPVGPLSVMDEVEIELMRKVGVTNQELDLKLGDNFYDTHSKLQSCAIEMCELGRSGRACGKGWYDYHEDGSKTLWTELKDKFGGDSEMPLDDIKDRIMFRQVVETLGCIDRGVLMSSRDANIGSIFGWGFPAHTGGVIQFIDWFGGKESFEKRRLDLEAKYGSRFSLDDSLDNILAKSVA from the coding sequence ATGTCGAATGTCAATTCAGGGTTTAAATATGAATTAGACGATAGTGGGTTCGCTATTGTTACTATGGATATGCCGGGTCAAACAGCGAATACCATGAATGATGATTACCTTATCTATATGGACGAAACCCTAAACGCCATAAAAAGCGATTTAACTAATATCAAAGGGATCATCATAACTTCCGCTAAAAAAACATTTTTTGCCGGTGGTGACATCAACACTATATTAAAGAGCAAAGAAGAAAAAAGTTGGGATAAAGCTTTCGAGTTAAATTTAAAACTCAAAAGTCAGCTAAACGACCTTGAAAAATTAGGCGTACCAGTAGTTGCTGCAATTAATGGTGCGGCTATGGGTGGTGGATTTGAGATTTGTTTGGCCTGTCATCACAGAGTCGCATTGAATGCTCCTTCTGTCACTGTTGGTTTTCCAGAAGTATCCTTAGGTCTATTACCTGCTGCTGGCGGTATTGTAAGGACCGTAAGAATGCTTGGTCTTCAATCATCTTTCCCTGCTTTGGTAGAAGGCAAGCGTTACTCGGCTAAAGCTGCTCTGGATTTGGGCCTAATAGATGAACTGGCAGAAACCTCAGAACAGATGATCGAACAAGCAAAAAAATGGATATTAGCCAATCCAGAAGCACAGCAACCTTGGTTTAAAAAGGGTTATAAAATACCTGGAGGAGATGCGTTCAAGCCACACAATGCAATGATGTTAGCTGCATCGCCGGCTATGTTGCGTAAAAAAACAAAAGGTTTGTTACCTGCTCCTGAAGCCATTATTGCAGTCATGTCTGAAAGTACAATGTGTGGATACGATTCCGCCATGATGGTTGAATCACGTTATTTTTCTGAATTATTACAAAGCCCAGAATCTACGTCCTTAATCAAAACACTCTATTTCCAAATGAACGAAATTGCCGCAGGAAAAAGCCGTCCCGCTCAATGTGAAAAAAATACTATCAAGAAAGTGGGTATTTTGGGAGCCGGGATGATGGGACGAGGAATCGCCTATGCTTCGGCACTATCGGGAATTGAGGTCGTGCTTAAAGATATCTCAGTCGAAAATGCCGAAAAAGGTAAGGAATATTCACAAAAGTTATTAGATAAACTGGTAGCAAAAGGGCGCAAAACTGAACAGCAAAAACAGCAGATTTTAGAGAGGATTTTACCTACTGCTGACAATCAAGATTTGAGTGATTGTGATCTCATTATTGAGGCGGTTTTTGAAAATCTAGATCTGAAAATCCAGTTAACCAAAGATATTGAGCCTTTCCTAAAACCTGGCTGTATTTGGGGGTCTAATACATCAACACTACCGATAAGTTTACTTGCAGAAGGCTTCAGTGATCCGTCTAGGTTTATAGGTGTTCACTTCTTCTCACCAGTAGATAAGATGAATTTAGTGGAAATTATTTCAGGTAAGCAAAGCAGTGAAGAAACTTTAGCTTATGTATACGATTACGTTACCCAAATTCGCAAAACGCCTATAGTCGTTAATGATGGTCGAGGTTTTTATACATCTAGGGTGTTTGGCTGTTTCGTTGATGAAGGTTTGCATATGCTAACCGAAGGGGTAAATCCAGCGGTCCTTGAAAATATTTCTAAACAAGTAGGTATGCCAGTAGGTCCATTATCGGTAATGGATGAAGTCGAAATAGAACTAATGCGTAAAGTGGGTGTGACCAATCAAGAGTTGGATCTTAAATTGGGTGACAACTTTTATGATACCCACTCCAAATTGCAATCATGTGCAATAGAGATGTGTGAGTTGGGACGTTCTGGAAGAGCCTGCGGTAAAGGTTGGTACGACTATCATGAAGATGGTAGTAAAACACTTTGGACAGAACTTAAAGATAAGTTCGGTGGCGACTCTGAGATGCCATTAGATGACATTAAGGACAGAATCATGTTCCGTCAGGTTGTGGAAACCTTAGGTTGCATTGATCGCGGTGTACTAATGTCATCCCGTGATGCCAATATCGGGTCGATTTTTGGTTGGGGATTCCCAGCTCATACTGGTGGGGTAATTCAGTTTATTGATTGGTTTGGCGGGAAAGAGAGTTTCGAAAAACGGCGCTTAGATCTAGAAGCCAAATATGGTTCTAGATTCTCATTAGACGACTCGCTAGATAATATTCTCGCAAAATCTGTAGCTTAA
- a CDS encoding enoyl-CoA hydratase-related protein, whose translation MGESSEKTTPAVIIEKQGGVGTIILNRPEKRNALDLTMRKAIAEAVKELNEDNSILCLLVTGGDDVFAAGADLNMLVSKGAQEVAELNLGQYWEPLVNCPKPVISAVSGYALGAGCELVMMSDIVIADQSARFGQPEANVGIMPGAGGTQRLIRAVGKPIASMMLLCGEILDAQRALQAGLVSDVVANGETIHRAQKLAKRITKMPPKAMLAIKRTLAIGADIDLGAAIAIENREFLLLFDTKDKTEGMTAFLEKRKPEYSGK comes from the coding sequence ATGGGTGAATCAAGCGAAAAAACCACTCCTGCTGTAATAATCGAAAAGCAGGGGGGGGTTGGTACCATTATCTTAAATCGTCCTGAAAAGAGAAATGCTCTCGACTTGACGATGCGAAAAGCTATTGCTGAGGCAGTAAAAGAACTGAATGAAGATAACAGCATATTGTGTTTGTTAGTAACCGGTGGAGATGACGTTTTTGCAGCCGGCGCGGATTTAAATATGCTGGTTTCCAAGGGGGCTCAAGAAGTAGCTGAGCTTAATTTAGGACAATATTGGGAACCATTAGTTAACTGCCCCAAACCGGTAATTTCCGCAGTAAGTGGCTATGCTCTTGGTGCCGGGTGTGAACTAGTTATGATGTCAGATATTGTTATCGCTGATCAAAGTGCTCGCTTCGGTCAGCCTGAAGCGAATGTAGGCATTATGCCCGGTGCTGGTGGTACTCAACGGTTAATTCGAGCTGTAGGTAAGCCTATCGCCAGTATGATGCTTTTGTGCGGTGAAATTTTAGATGCACAAAGAGCCCTTCAAGCAGGACTTGTTAGTGATGTTGTTGCTAATGGAGAGACCATTCATCGAGCTCAAAAATTGGCTAAACGGATCACCAAAATGCCACCTAAAGCGATGTTAGCTATCAAACGTACCTTGGCAATTGGTGCTGATATAGATCTCGGTGCTGCGATTGCAATTGAGAATAGAGAATTTCTTTTACTCTTTGATACAAAAGATAAAACAGAGGGTATGACTGCTTTTCTAGAAAAGCGTAAACCCGAATATAGCGGAAAATAA
- a CDS encoding 3-hydroxyacyl-CoA dehydrogenase: protein MVNEKKQVVGVIGAGTMGRGIVQLFAQNGHQVHLYDSAQEAVLSAMSSILQMIDKLANKGRIEQSTATIAKNNLNHAEHIKDLAVCDIVIEAIVENIDIKRSVFQQLEEVVSANCILASNTSSLLIADISAACTLPNRVVGMHFFNPVPLMKLVEIISSVRTSENTLITAQNLINSVGHVAVLAKDQPGFLVNHAGRGLYTEGLRILEEQVASVADIDQVLREACGFKMGPFELLDLTGLDVSGKVMESIYQQFQQEAMFRPSTLVPPRIAANLLGRKTGEGWYQYEDGKKVEDKLSSLPVLSESLSIWIDPDADEYADLRDLFSEAGISVVTEAKQDSILVIQPWGKDVSQVCEDKGLDATRVVAIDPLFKESKRRTIMSTMIVQPEYIANIHASLVRSGHSVTVIKDSPGFISQRVLAVIINIASNIAQRGVASVTDIDIAVKFGLGYPHGPLSWGDKVGTQNIVKILDGLFEVTRDPRYRTSMWLRRRAQLNVSLLTED from the coding sequence ATGGTAAACGAAAAGAAGCAAGTTGTTGGTGTTATTGGTGCTGGGACTATGGGGCGCGGCATTGTTCAGTTGTTTGCTCAAAATGGTCATCAAGTGCACCTTTACGATAGTGCGCAGGAAGCTGTCTTAAGTGCAATGTCTTCAATATTGCAAATGATTGATAAATTAGCCAACAAAGGGCGAATAGAACAAAGCACAGCAACCATTGCAAAAAACAATCTGAATCATGCAGAGCATATCAAAGACCTCGCCGTTTGCGATATTGTTATTGAAGCTATAGTTGAAAACATTGATATAAAGCGCAGCGTATTTCAACAATTAGAAGAAGTTGTTAGTGCAAACTGTATATTAGCCAGCAATACATCGTCATTATTAATTGCTGATATATCAGCTGCCTGTACTTTACCTAATCGTGTAGTAGGAATGCACTTCTTCAATCCAGTCCCGCTAATGAAACTAGTTGAAATCATATCGTCGGTGCGTACATCAGAAAATACCCTGATAACAGCTCAAAATTTGATAAATAGTGTTGGTCATGTTGCCGTTCTTGCAAAAGACCAACCCGGTTTCCTAGTCAATCATGCTGGGCGAGGACTATATACGGAAGGACTGCGCATCCTTGAAGAGCAAGTAGCCTCAGTGGCGGATATTGATCAAGTATTACGAGAAGCTTGCGGTTTTAAAATGGGCCCGTTTGAGTTGCTTGATCTTACTGGTCTAGATGTTTCTGGTAAGGTAATGGAATCCATCTACCAACAATTCCAACAAGAAGCTATGTTTCGTCCATCTACTCTAGTTCCTCCGAGAATTGCCGCTAATTTGCTTGGGCGTAAAACTGGTGAAGGTTGGTATCAATATGAAGATGGCAAAAAGGTCGAAGATAAACTATCTAGTCTGCCTGTTCTTTCAGAGTCGTTAAGCATTTGGATTGACCCCGATGCGGATGAATACGCCGATTTGAGAGATCTTTTCAGCGAAGCTGGAATCTCGGTTGTAACTGAAGCTAAGCAGGATAGTATTCTGGTCATTCAACCTTGGGGAAAGGATGTTAGTCAGGTCTGTGAAGACAAAGGGCTTGACGCTACTCGGGTGGTAGCGATAGATCCGTTATTTAAGGAGTCGAAACGCCGCACTATTATGTCGACTATGATTGTGCAGCCAGAATACATAGCAAATATTCATGCATCCTTAGTAAGAAGTGGTCACAGTGTAACAGTTATAAAGGACAGTCCCGGGTTCATTAGCCAAAGAGTGCTAGCTGTAATTATTAATATAGCTTCAAATATTGCACAGCGAGGCGTTGCTAGTGTTACTGACATTGATATCGCCGTTAAATTTGGTTTAGGTTACCCCCATGGCCCCTTAAGCTGGGGAGATAAAGTCGGAACCCAAAATATCGTCAAAATTCTAGATGGTTTATTTGAGGTAACGAGAGATCCGCGCTATCGAACTAGTATGTGGTTGCGCCGCAGAGCACAATTAAACGTATCGTTACTGACGGAAGATTAG
- a CDS encoding CoA ester lyase: MKELDSIKSALFMPATKSDFVAKAHKTGADAIILDLEDSIAVDQKISARECIQGASAEIANQGLVVMVRINSEWRLAVRDLETSIGKNVQCIIVPKASSEEHIKIIDEIVTELEMEKGLTIGSTKLLAFIESPSALDKAHSIAAASARLVGLSLGTEDFSTVVGAKPNRATLYAPCQQIIFAAYSAGIRAFGFPDSIANFADVEGFRETIKLSRDMGFRGACCIHPTQVKIINQEFSPSAEEIQDAVAIVSNFENAQKNGSAAIAYKGQMIDAPVYARAKRLLETINS; this comes from the coding sequence GTGAAAGAACTAGATAGCATTAAATCAGCATTGTTTATGCCCGCTACTAAAAGTGATTTTGTGGCTAAAGCCCATAAAACTGGAGCTGATGCGATAATTCTTGACCTTGAGGATAGTATTGCAGTAGACCAAAAGATATCCGCGCGTGAATGTATCCAAGGGGCAAGCGCAGAGATAGCCAATCAAGGGTTAGTGGTGATGGTACGAATCAACTCTGAATGGCGGCTTGCTGTACGTGATTTAGAAACGAGTATCGGTAAAAATGTGCAATGCATAATCGTCCCCAAAGCAAGTAGCGAAGAGCACATAAAGATTATAGACGAGATAGTCACCGAATTAGAAATGGAAAAGGGGTTAACAATTGGCTCAACAAAATTATTAGCCTTTATTGAATCACCTTCAGCGCTAGATAAAGCGCACTCTATCGCAGCTGCTTCAGCAAGGTTGGTGGGGTTAAGCCTCGGCACTGAAGATTTTTCTACCGTGGTTGGCGCGAAACCAAATAGAGCTACTTTATATGCCCCATGCCAACAGATTATATTTGCAGCATATAGCGCCGGCATTCGAGCTTTCGGTTTCCCTGACTCGATTGCAAATTTTGCCGATGTTGAAGGGTTTAGAGAAACCATAAAACTATCTCGTGATATGGGGTTTCGCGGTGCTTGTTGCATTCATCCAACACAAGTGAAAATTATAAATCAAGAGTTTTCCCCTAGCGCTGAAGAAATACAAGATGCTGTTGCTATAGTCTCCAATTTTGAGAATGCGCAAAAAAATGGCTCTGCCGCGATAGCGTACAAAGGACAAATGATTGATGCCCCCGTCTATGCTCGCGCTAAAAGACTGCTGGAAACTATTAACAGTTAA
- a CDS encoding FAD/NAD(P)-binding oxidoreductase: MSESTGKVCIVIGASHAGAQLAESVRKHGWEGEVLVIGNEAFLPYHRPPLSKDFLAGQKSVDNILLKSAAAYEKLNIKFRLNTWVTKIDQQNKTLSLDSGETIAFDKLALTLGARVRKVPINGSEKAGVFYLRTIDDIENIRPYALAGKKAVIVGGGYIGLETASALRKMGMEVTVIEMMSRILQRVTGEQISDFYSRIHTEEGVKIVTDTAINQIEGDKAVTAVRSQDGQLFPADLVIIGAGILPNLELAAEAGLNVEQGGIVVDEFATTSNPDIVAAGDCTWHFNPTYERWLRLESVQNATGQARVAGAAICGQKLTYNEIPWFWSDQYNLKLQIAGLSQGFDNIVIRGDIAKGRQFAAFYFEGDKFIAVDAVNMPVAFMVGKRLLLSKKAVDKSKLADETVDLKSLM; this comes from the coding sequence ATGTCAGAATCAACAGGAAAAGTTTGTATTGTTATTGGTGCTAGTCACGCTGGTGCTCAATTAGCAGAGAGCGTCAGAAAGCATGGCTGGGAAGGTGAAGTTTTGGTTATCGGAAATGAGGCTTTTTTGCCTTATCACCGTCCACCTCTTTCCAAGGATTTTCTCGCTGGTCAAAAAAGCGTAGATAATATTTTGCTGAAATCTGCAGCTGCGTACGAAAAACTCAATATTAAATTTAGGCTGAATACTTGGGTTACTAAAATTGACCAGCAAAACAAAACATTGTCACTCGATAGTGGCGAAACCATAGCATTTGACAAACTGGCTTTAACATTAGGAGCGCGGGTTAGAAAAGTACCTATTAACGGATCTGAAAAGGCTGGCGTTTTTTATTTGCGCACCATCGACGATATAGAAAATATTCGTCCGTACGCACTAGCGGGTAAAAAAGCCGTTATTGTTGGCGGCGGATATATTGGTCTTGAGACAGCTTCGGCTCTGCGTAAGATGGGCATGGAAGTGACAGTGATTGAAATGATGTCGCGCATATTACAAAGGGTTACCGGCGAGCAAATTTCTGATTTTTACAGTCGTATACATACCGAGGAAGGCGTCAAAATTGTTACAGATACGGCAATCAATCAGATCGAAGGTGATAAAGCCGTCACTGCTGTGCGAAGTCAAGATGGCCAGTTATTTCCTGCGGATTTAGTGATTATAGGGGCTGGTATTCTTCCTAATCTTGAATTAGCTGCGGAGGCAGGACTTAACGTTGAGCAGGGCGGCATAGTCGTCGATGAATTTGCGACCACATCTAATCCGGATATCGTTGCTGCCGGTGACTGTACATGGCATTTTAATCCAACCTATGAGCGCTGGTTACGATTGGAGTCGGTGCAAAATGCTACTGGACAGGCACGTGTTGCAGGCGCTGCAATCTGTGGTCAAAAACTTACCTACAATGAAATTCCCTGGTTCTGGTCAGATCAATATAACTTAAAATTGCAAATAGCTGGACTATCTCAAGGCTTCGACAATATTGTAATCAGAGGCGATATCGCTAAAGGCCGACAATTTGCAGCTTTTTATTTTGAAGGGGATAAATTTATCGCCGTTGATGCTGTAAATATGCCGGTAGCATTTATGGTTGGAAAACGTCTTTTGCTTTCAAAAAAAGCCGTTGATAAATCAAAGCTAGCAGATGAAACCGTGGATTTGAAAAGTTTAATGTAG
- a CDS encoding electron transfer flavoprotein-ubiquinone oxidoreductase yields the protein MEYDVVIVGAGPSGLATACRLMQLAQQSNHALSVCVVEKGSEVGAHILSGAIIESKALDELFPDWKERGAPLNLKAEEDQVYLLKDSDSALKIPNCLIPKTMHNRNKGSGKSGNYLVSLGEVCRWLAEQAEQLGVDIFPGFPAAEILYHEDNSVKGVATQDMGVDHKGQAKSSYTEGMELHGKYTVFSEGCRGHLGKQLIHKFDLDANSDPQHYGLGLKELWDIDPKLHQPGLVIHGSGWPLDEGNSGGFFLYHTDNCQLVVGLIVDLNYSNPYLSPFQEFQRLKQHPKLKQYLVGGTRVSYGARAIAKGGFNSLPKMTFPGGIITGCNAGTLNFAKIKGTHTAMKSGMLAAESIFTALNENAKDDNQLHSFEEAFRKSWLFKELYSARNFGPSMHKFGAYLGGAFNFIDQNIFAGKLPFTLHDRKPDYAQLLPAKSSQKITYPKADGVVSFDILSSVFLSNTNHEEDQPCHLTLQDESIPINHNLPIYAEPAQRYCPAGVYEVIGTEQAAKLQVNGQNCLHCKTCDIKDPAQNITWITPEGSGGPNYPNM from the coding sequence ATGGAATATGATGTCGTAATCGTTGGAGCTGGACCTTCTGGGTTAGCAACTGCATGTCGATTGATGCAACTGGCACAGCAAAGCAATCATGCTCTCTCCGTTTGTGTTGTAGAAAAAGGCTCGGAAGTCGGCGCGCATATTCTCTCCGGCGCTATTATTGAAAGTAAAGCGCTAGATGAATTGTTTCCGGATTGGAAAGAACGTGGAGCGCCGTTAAACTTAAAAGCTGAAGAAGACCAAGTCTATTTACTAAAAGATAGCGATTCTGCGCTGAAAATACCTAATTGCCTGATCCCCAAAACGATGCACAATCGTAATAAAGGAAGCGGAAAAAGCGGTAATTATCTGGTCAGTTTGGGAGAAGTTTGCCGCTGGCTAGCAGAGCAAGCTGAACAACTAGGTGTTGATATTTTCCCGGGGTTCCCAGCTGCTGAAATTCTGTATCATGAAGACAATAGTGTCAAAGGTGTCGCCACCCAGGACATGGGGGTAGACCATAAAGGCCAAGCAAAAAGTAGTTACACTGAGGGGATGGAGTTGCATGGGAAATATACCGTATTTTCTGAAGGGTGCCGCGGCCATCTTGGCAAGCAACTAATTCACAAATTCGATTTAGATGCTAATTCAGATCCGCAACATTATGGGTTAGGACTTAAAGAGTTATGGGATATTGATCCTAAACTTCATCAACCTGGTTTGGTTATACATGGCTCAGGATGGCCTCTGGACGAAGGTAATAGTGGCGGATTCTTTTTATATCATACAGACAATTGTCAGCTAGTGGTTGGTCTGATAGTAGATTTAAATTACAGCAACCCTTATTTAAGTCCTTTTCAAGAATTTCAACGACTTAAACAGCACCCGAAACTAAAGCAATATTTGGTTGGCGGAACTCGTGTCTCTTACGGAGCTCGGGCTATTGCTAAAGGCGGATTTAATTCACTTCCTAAAATGACCTTTCCTGGTGGCATTATTACTGGTTGTAACGCTGGAACCTTAAACTTTGCCAAAATCAAAGGCACCCATACAGCAATGAAGTCGGGTATGTTGGCGGCTGAAAGTATTTTTACTGCATTAAATGAAAATGCAAAAGACGATAATCAGCTCCATAGTTTTGAAGAAGCCTTTAGGAAATCATGGTTGTTTAAAGAGTTATACAGTGCTCGTAACTTCGGACCGTCAATGCATAAGTTTGGTGCATACTTGGGAGGGGCATTTAATTTTATTGACCAGAATATTTTCGCTGGAAAACTACCTTTTACTTTGCACGATAGAAAGCCAGACTATGCACAATTACTACCAGCAAAATCTAGTCAAAAAATTACTTACCCTAAAGCAGACGGCGTAGTTAGTTTTGATATTCTCAGTTCTGTATTTCTATCGAATACAAATCATGAAGAGGATCAACCTTGTCATTTAACCTTACAAGATGAATCAATTCCAATTAATCACAATCTCCCAATTTACGCTGAACCTGCTCAGCGATATTGCCCAGCTGGTGTGTATGAGGTGATAGGCACGGAGCAAGCAGCCAAATTGCAAGTTAATGGACAAAACTGCTTGCACTGTAAAACTTGTGACATCAAGGACCCTGCTCAAAATATCACGTGGATAACGCCTGAAGGGAGCGGGGGACCTAATTATCCCAATATGTAA
- a CDS encoding electron transfer flavoprotein subunit beta/FixA family protein has translation MKVLVAVKRVIDYNVKARVKNDNSGVDLSNVKMSINPFCEIAVEEAIRLKEKGIATEVVVVSIGDKSCQEQIRTALALGADRGIQIEADSQLDSLNVAKLLNKLIDKEQPSLTILGKQAIDSDNNQTGQMLAALAGLPQGTFASEVSIEGNELLLTREIDGGLQKLALTLPAIVTTDLRLNEPRYASLPNIMKAKRKPLEVIQANDFGLDLTSKVSILKVETPPQRAGGILVADVAELVEKLKNEAKVIS, from the coding sequence ATGAAAGTACTGGTAGCGGTAAAACGTGTAATTGACTATAACGTCAAAGCACGTGTCAAAAATGACAATAGTGGCGTGGATTTAAGTAACGTTAAAATGTCAATTAATCCCTTTTGTGAAATTGCTGTTGAAGAAGCAATACGTCTCAAAGAAAAGGGAATTGCAACTGAAGTCGTAGTCGTTTCGATTGGCGACAAAAGTTGTCAAGAACAAATTCGCACGGCACTCGCGCTAGGCGCAGACCGAGGTATACAAATAGAGGCTGACAGCCAATTGGATTCCCTCAACGTCGCTAAGTTGCTAAACAAGTTGATAGACAAAGAGCAGCCAAGTCTGACTATTTTAGGTAAACAGGCGATTGATTCTGATAATAATCAAACTGGCCAGATGTTGGCTGCCTTAGCTGGTCTGCCTCAGGGTACCTTTGCCTCAGAAGTTAGTATCGAAGGTAATGAACTATTGTTAACTCGTGAAATTGATGGTGGATTGCAAAAATTAGCGCTTACCTTGCCCGCCATAGTTACCACCGATTTGCGTTTAAATGAGCCACGTTATGCTTCACTACCAAACATAATGAAAGCCAAACGTAAACCACTTGAGGTGATTCAAGCGAATGACTTTGGTCTCGATCTAACATCAAAAGTAAGCATACTAAAAGTTGAAACTCCACCCCAACGAGCGGGCGGAATATTGGTTGCGGACGTTGCAGAATTAGTCGAAAAATTAAAAAATGAAGCAAAGGTAATCTCATGA
- a CDS encoding FAD-binding protein codes for MSVLIVAEHDNKQLKTETMKLVSAAVSLGDEIHLLVAGLDCSMVAKRASEIQGVTKVLIADNPVYQHQLAENLANLIVELSSNYKHILAATSSTGKNVMPRVAALIDVAQISDVIRIESSDTFVRPIYAGNAIATVQSNDSVKILTIRTSAFEGAQQSNSVEVESISSIHANSLSRFVADEISVSERPDLGTAAVVISGGRGMQNGENFTLLEGIADKLGAAIGASRAAVDAGFVPNDMQVGQTGKVVAPDLYIAVGISGAIQHLAGMKDSKFIVAINKDPEAPIFQIADYGLVGDLFEVLPELQAKI; via the coding sequence ATGAGCGTATTAATTGTAGCGGAACATGACAATAAGCAGTTAAAAACTGAAACAATGAAATTAGTCTCGGCAGCGGTAAGCTTAGGGGACGAAATCCACCTGCTAGTCGCTGGTCTAGACTGCTCGATGGTTGCAAAACGAGCAAGTGAAATACAAGGTGTGACTAAGGTTTTAATCGCTGACAATCCAGTCTATCAGCACCAACTAGCCGAAAATTTAGCGAATTTGATTGTAGAACTCAGTAGTAATTACAAACATATATTGGCTGCTACTAGTTCAACTGGTAAAAACGTTATGCCAAGAGTTGCAGCTTTAATCGATGTTGCGCAAATTTCCGATGTTATACGAATTGAATCTTCTGATACCTTTGTTAGGCCAATATATGCAGGAAATGCAATTGCAACGGTACAATCTAACGATTCGGTTAAGATATTGACTATTCGTACCTCCGCATTTGAGGGCGCTCAACAAAGTAATAGTGTGGAAGTTGAAAGTATTTCAAGTATTCATGCAAACAGTTTGTCTCGTTTCGTTGCAGATGAAATTAGTGTTTCTGAGCGACCTGATTTAGGAACCGCTGCAGTAGTCATTTCCGGTGGGCGCGGAATGCAAAATGGCGAAAACTTCACATTGTTAGAAGGAATTGCAGACAAACTAGGGGCGGCCATAGGCGCTTCTAGAGCTGCTGTAGATGCTGGTTTCGTACCGAATGATATGCAAGTTGGGCAAACTGGAAAGGTTGTCGCCCCAGATTTGTATATTGCCGTTGGCATTTCAGGCGCTATCCAGCATTTAGCTGGAATGAAAGACTCGAAATTCATAGTTGCAATCAATAAAGATCCTGAAGCTCCAATATTTCAAATTGCAGACTATGGTTTAGTTGGCGATTTATTTGAAGTATTGCCAGAACTGCAAGCAAAAATATAA